The proteins below are encoded in one region of Canis lupus familiaris isolate Mischka breed German Shepherd chromosome 21, alternate assembly UU_Cfam_GSD_1.0, whole genome shotgun sequence:
- the LOC485221 gene encoding olfactory receptor 52M1: protein MLTSHNVCSVPSSFQLTGIPGLESLHIWLSIPFGSMYLVAVVGNVTILAVVKVEHSLHQPMYFFLCMLAVIDLVLSTSTMPKLLGIFWFGAGDIGLDACLAQMFLIHCFATVESGIFLAMAFDRYVAICNPLHHTTVLTHTVVGRLGLAALLRGVLYIGPLPLMIRLRLPLYKSRVISHSYCEHMAVVTLTCGDSRVNNVYGLSIGFLVLILDSTAIAASYVMIFRAVMGLATPEARLKTLGTCGSHICAILIFYVPIAVSSLIHRFGHQVPPPIHTLLANFYLLIPPILNPIVYAVRTKQIRERLLQILKIETKIK, encoded by the coding sequence ATGCTCACTTCTCATAATGTCTGTTCAGTACCCAGCTCCTTCCAGCTCACTGGCATCCCAGGGCTGGAGTCCCTACATATCTGGCTTTCCATCCCCTTTGGCTCCATGTACCTAGTTGCTGTGGTGGGGAATGTCACCATTCTGGCTGTGGTAAAGGTGGAGCATAGCCTGCATCAGcccatgtatttcttcctgtgtATGTTGGCTGTCATCGACCTGGTTCTGTCTACTTCTACTATGCCCAAACTGCTGGGAATCTTCTGGTTTGGCGCTGGAGACATTGGCCTGGATGCCTGCCTAGCTCAAATGTTCCTCATCCACTGCTTTGCCACAGTTGAGTCCGGGATCTTCCTTGCCATGGCTTTTGACCGCTATGTAGCCATCTGCAACCCACTCCATCACACTACAGTGCTCACTCATACTGTGGTAGGACGTTTGGGGCTGGCTGCCCTCCTCCGGGGTGTACTCTACATCGGACCCCTGCCTTTGATGATCCGCCTGCGGCTGCCCCTTTACAAATCTCGTGTCATCTCCCACTCCTACTGTGAGCACATGGCTGTGGTCACCTTGACCTGTGGTGACAGCAGGGTCAACAATGTCTATGGGCTGAGCATTGGCTTTCTGGTCCTGATCCTGGACTCAACAGCCATTGCTGCCTCTTATGTGATGATTTTCCGGGCTGTGATGGGGCTGGCCACACCGGAGGCCAGGCTTAAAACCCTGGGAACATGTGGTTCTCACATCTGTGCCATTCTGATCTTTTATGTTCCTATTGCTGTTTCTTCTCTCATTCATCGATTTGGTCACCAGGTGCCTCCTCCAATCCACACTCTACTGGCCAACTTCTACCTCCTCATTCCTCCAATCCTCAATCCCATTGTCTATGCTGTCCGCACCAAGCAGATCCGAGAGCGGCTTCTCCAAATCCTCAAGATAGAAACCAAGATCAAATGA